The nucleotide window CCAGACGATGAGGACGAAGGTGGCGAacgcggcgggggcggcgcaGAGGCCGGCGAGGAAGTAGACGGTGGCGGAGTAGAGGAGGGCGACGGCGACGTGGGAGGAGAGGCGGTAGAGGCCCGAGGAGGCCTCGCGGATGAGGATGGGGCGCTCGCACACGAAGATGGGGAGGGTCTCCGTGGTGGCGGAGAGGAGGAAGGTGAGGGTGAAGGCGAAGAGGCCGAGGCGCTTGCGCGCGCCGTCCTCGCCGTAGCCCGCGTTGATGTAGAGGGTGCCGAGGAGGAGGCCCACGAGGAGCGCCTCCAGGAAGTTGGTGAGGAGGAGCTGCTTCGTGCGGTACACCACCTTCCACGAGCGGCCGTAGAGGGCCCCGATCTCGCCGGCGCGGGAGCTCGAGTAGGCGGGGGTCTCCCACGGCGAGGCCGGTTTGGTCTCCTCCTGCTTGCGGGGGAGGGAGACGGAAGGGGTGGTAGGCTTGGGGTGGGGGAGCTGGTGGAGCAGCTCCATGGCGTACTCGAGGGGGTTGAGCTGGGCGGGGACGGAGAGGCCGAGGGAGAGGAGGTGGGCGTCGAGGGAGGCGAGGGAGCCGAAGTGGACGACGGAGCCcttggagaggaggaggagggagtcgACGGAGGAGAGGAGGCGGGAGCTGGGCTGGTGGATGGAGAGCaccacggcggcggcgcgcgcggcggcggcggcgcggagggTCTGGAGGACGAGGTGGGCGGAGGAGGAGTCGAGCCCCGAGGTGGGCTCGTCGAGGAGGAGCACCCCGGGGTCGCGGAGCAGCGCGAGCCCGATGGAGACGCGGGTGTGGGCGGCGTGGGAGAGGCGGAGGTCGCAGAGGAGGGAGGCGACCGCGTCAGCCGCGGTGGTGGATTTGTTGCGGGgcgagaggagggaggaggcgaaggcgaaggTCTCGGAGACGGTGAGGAGCGGGAGGGAGG belongs to Ananas comosus cultivar F153 unplaced genomic scaffold, ASM154086v1, whole genome shotgun sequence and includes:
- the LOC109705501 gene encoding ABC transporter G family member 4-like; protein product: LLAVVGPSGAGKSTLLDILSARTLPSHGLLLLNSLPLHPASFRKLSAHVPQLDSSLPLLTVSETFAFASSLLSPRNKSTTAADAVASLLCDLRLSHAAHTRVSIGLALLRDPGVLLLDEPTSGLDSSSAHLVLQTLRAAAAARAAAVVLSIHQPSSRLLSSVDSLLLLSKGSVVHFGSLASLDAHLLSLGLSVPAQLNPLEYAMELLHQLPHPKPTTPSVSLPRKQEETKPASPWETPAYSSSRAGEIGALYGRSWKVVYRTKQLLLTNFLEALLVGLLLGTLYINAGYGEDGARKRLGLFAFTLTFLLSATTETLPIFVCERPILIREASSGLYRLSSHVAVALLYSATVYFLAGLCAAPAAFATFVLI